Sequence from the Candidatus Methylomirabilis sp. genome:
CTCCGCAGCTATGCCGCGGAGAAGCTGGGGAAGCTGGAGAAGTTCCTGGATGCCATCACGGCGGCCCACGTGATGCTCTCGGTGGAGAAGTACCGGCAGATCGTCGAGGTCACTCTGCGGGTCCGAGACCTGACCGTCCGCGCGGAGGAGAGCACGCCGGACATGTACGCCTCCCTGGATCTGGTGGTGGACAAGATCGAGCGCCAGATCTGCCGCTACAAGGAGCGCATCATCCGCCACTGGGCCCGGGGGGGGGACCGGCTGGCCGGGGGGGGCGAACGGTCCACCGGCGGGGGCGGCCTGCGCCGGGGGGCCGGCGCGGCGCTGGCGGAGGAGCCGCAGGAGGAGGCGGCGCCCCGGGTGGTGAAGGTGAAGCGGTTCGCCCTGAAGCCGGCGACCGTGGACGAGGCCATCCTCCAGATGGACCTCCTGGGGCATACCTTTTTCGTGTTCCGGAACGCCCTCAGCGGGCAGGTGAACGTCCTGTACCGGCGCCGCGACGGGCAGTACGGCCTCATCGAGCCCGAGGGCTAACGATCGAGGGCGCCCATGCCGGGAGCGCAGGCGGGGCCGGAGCAGGCGCGCCTGCACGGCGTGCTGGTGGACGTCTACGGCATCGGGGTCCTGCTCCAGGGACCGAGCGGGAGCGGGAAGAGCGAGTGCGCCCTCGACTTGGTGGTGCGCGGCCACCGGCTGGTGGCCGATGACCTGATCCTGGTCAGCCGCGAGTCCCCCCGCATCGTCATCGGCCAGGGGCCGGAGGAGATCCGGCACCACATGGAGATCCGGGGGCTCGGCGTCATCAATATCCGGGACCTGTTCGGCATCGCCGCCATCCGGTACCGGAAGCGCATCGAGCTCGTGGTGATGCTGGAGCCCTGGTCCCCCGAGGTCGAGTACGATCGCCTGGGGGTGGACGACCAGACCACGGAGCTGGTGGGCGTCCGCCTCCCTCTCCTCCGCATTCCCGTCTCCGCCGGCCGGAACATGGCGATCCTGGTGGAGGTGGCCGCCCGCAACCACCTCCTGAAGTTGATGGGGCATCACGCCGCGCGGCAGT
This genomic interval carries:
- the raiA gene encoding ribosome-associated translation inhibitor RaiA; translated protein: MQLTITGRNLEVTAALRSYAAEKLGKLEKFLDAITAAHVMLSVEKYRQIVEVTLRVRDLTVRAEESTPDMYASLDLVVDKIERQICRYKERIIRHWARGGDRLAGGGERSTGGGGLRRGAGAALAEEPQEEAAPRVVKVKRFALKPATVDEAILQMDLLGHTFFVFRNALSGQVNVLYRRRDGQYGLIEPEG